In Myxocyprinus asiaticus isolate MX2 ecotype Aquarium Trade chromosome 8, UBuf_Myxa_2, whole genome shotgun sequence, a single genomic region encodes these proteins:
- the LOC127444882 gene encoding zinc finger protein 184-like isoform X2, translating into MAVLTLQRQIASVMEVLANAAVAEICRLVEGSFAELQLEISQRQKENSLLKKKLKTIEIRESFYRRAHKLKCASTDMSTTSVHGKVPERIVRVKVSLNNERSDGEGSSDSLQPETLDQSVGDEEPDVPIIKEERTDNIRSKQSDREARITENHKEDTQYRNAGVSGTVNRDNFTDHNTDQHCHKESSGMQTDLLKDENPEMNVTDEDTHILSDESRMERQSDGDAQTNLQSVTFYASWDSRRFEATTNNPSYTEAECNAESSVNQYFMYRGSADPICSYATQIDSNGLSVPDVDGHVPHSDDAAGPEKAAVSQSELSPYTPRFSFKQSDTPHMHRKDKFMCKHCGKAFSQPNTLLLHQKLHARERLHSCTLCGKRFSHPSRLKRHQSIHMEEKPFRCLHCGKQFSDPSNLKKHVNVHTGEKPYGCSQCGKMFNQSSNLKTHMKIHTREKPFGCELCGKTFAYKYSLVKHQQRNCMSQLQ; encoded by the exons ATGGCCGTTTTAACGTTACAAAGACAAATCGCCTCAGTTATGGAAGTGCTCGCAAACGCAGCTGTCGCAGAAATCTGCAGACTTGTTGAGGGCAGCTTTGCCGAATTACAGCTCGAAATATCCCAAAGGCAAAAGGAGAATAGCCTCCTCAAAAAGAAATTGAAAACGATAGAAATCCGGGAATCGTTTTATCGAAGAGCGCATAAACTGAAGTGCGCGTCGACTGATATGAGCACAACTAGCGTTCACGGCAAAGtaccag AGCGAATCGTGAGAGTGAAAGTTTCACTGAATAATGAGCGGAGTGATGGAGAGGGATCGAGTGACTCACTTCAACCCGAAACACTTGACCAG TCTGTAGGGGATGAAGAGCCAGATGTTCCCATCATTAAAGAGGAGAGAACTGACAACATAAGGAGTAAACAGTCTGACAGAGAAGCAAGGATTACTGAAAATC ATAAAGAGGACACTCAGTACAGAAATGCAGGGGTTTCTGGAACAGTCAACAGAGATAACTTCACTGACCACAATACAGACCAGCACTGCCATAAAGAG TCCAGTGGCATGCAAACTGATCTCCTTAAGGATGAAAACCCAGAGATGAATGTTACAGATGAAGACACACATATACTTAGTG ATGAATCAAGAATGGAAAGACAGTCTGATGGAGATGCACAGACTAACCTGCAGTCTGTCACATTCTATGCCTCATGGGATTCCAGGAGATTTGAAGCAACCACAAATAATCCCTCATACACCGAAGCTGAATGCAATGCAGAGTCGTCTGTAAATCAATACTTCATGTACAGAGGGAGTGCAGATCCCATATGTTCCTATGCAACCCAGATAGACTCTAATGGCTTGTCTGTACCTGATGTGGATGGCCATGTACCACACAGTGATGATGCCGCTGGGCCTGAGAAAGCTGCAGTTTCTCAGTCTGAGTTATCCCCATATACACCTCGCTTTTCTTTCAAACAATCAGACACTCCTCATATGCACAGGAAAGACAAGTTTATGTGTAAACATTGTGGAAAAGCTTTCTCTCAACCTAACACTCTGCTCTTGCATCAGAAGCTTCATGCCAGGGAGAGGCTTCACAGCTGCACACTCTGTGGTAAAAGATTCAGTCACCCATCTAGGCTCAAAAGACACCAAAGTATTCATATGGAAGAGAAACCCTTTAGATGCCTGCATTGTGGCAAGCAATTTTCCGATCCAAGTAACCTCAAGAAGCATGTGAATGTTCACACAGGTGAAAAACCTTACGGTTGTAGCCAGTGTGGAAAAATGTTCAACCAGTCATCTAACCTCAAAACACATATGAAGATCCACACGCGTGAGAAGCCTTTTGGTTGTGAACTCTGTGGAAAGACGTTTGCGTATAAGTACAGCTTGGTGAAACACCAACAGAGAAACTGTATGTCTCAGCTACAGTAA
- the LOC127444882 gene encoding zinc finger protein 184-like isoform X1: MAVLTLQRQIASVMEVLANAAVAEICRLVEGSFAELQLEISQRQKENSLLKKKLKTIEIRESFYRRAHKLKCASTDMSTTSVHGKVPDVYTFSERIVRVKVSLNNERSDGEGSSDSLQPETLDQSVGDEEPDVPIIKEERTDNIRSKQSDREARITENHKEDTQYRNAGVSGTVNRDNFTDHNTDQHCHKESSGMQTDLLKDENPEMNVTDEDTHILSDESRMERQSDGDAQTNLQSVTFYASWDSRRFEATTNNPSYTEAECNAESSVNQYFMYRGSADPICSYATQIDSNGLSVPDVDGHVPHSDDAAGPEKAAVSQSELSPYTPRFSFKQSDTPHMHRKDKFMCKHCGKAFSQPNTLLLHQKLHARERLHSCTLCGKRFSHPSRLKRHQSIHMEEKPFRCLHCGKQFSDPSNLKKHVNVHTGEKPYGCSQCGKMFNQSSNLKTHMKIHTREKPFGCELCGKTFAYKYSLVKHQQRNCMSQLQ; the protein is encoded by the exons ATGGCCGTTTTAACGTTACAAAGACAAATCGCCTCAGTTATGGAAGTGCTCGCAAACGCAGCTGTCGCAGAAATCTGCAGACTTGTTGAGGGCAGCTTTGCCGAATTACAGCTCGAAATATCCCAAAGGCAAAAGGAGAATAGCCTCCTCAAAAAGAAATTGAAAACGATAGAAATCCGGGAATCGTTTTATCGAAGAGCGCATAAACTGAAGTGCGCGTCGACTGATATGAGCACAACTAGCGTTCACGGCAAAGtaccag atGTCTATACTTTCTCAGAGCGAATCGTGAGAGTGAAAGTTTCACTGAATAATGAGCGGAGTGATGGAGAGGGATCGAGTGACTCACTTCAACCCGAAACACTTGACCAG TCTGTAGGGGATGAAGAGCCAGATGTTCCCATCATTAAAGAGGAGAGAACTGACAACATAAGGAGTAAACAGTCTGACAGAGAAGCAAGGATTACTGAAAATC ATAAAGAGGACACTCAGTACAGAAATGCAGGGGTTTCTGGAACAGTCAACAGAGATAACTTCACTGACCACAATACAGACCAGCACTGCCATAAAGAG TCCAGTGGCATGCAAACTGATCTCCTTAAGGATGAAAACCCAGAGATGAATGTTACAGATGAAGACACACATATACTTAGTG ATGAATCAAGAATGGAAAGACAGTCTGATGGAGATGCACAGACTAACCTGCAGTCTGTCACATTCTATGCCTCATGGGATTCCAGGAGATTTGAAGCAACCACAAATAATCCCTCATACACCGAAGCTGAATGCAATGCAGAGTCGTCTGTAAATCAATACTTCATGTACAGAGGGAGTGCAGATCCCATATGTTCCTATGCAACCCAGATAGACTCTAATGGCTTGTCTGTACCTGATGTGGATGGCCATGTACCACACAGTGATGATGCCGCTGGGCCTGAGAAAGCTGCAGTTTCTCAGTCTGAGTTATCCCCATATACACCTCGCTTTTCTTTCAAACAATCAGACACTCCTCATATGCACAGGAAAGACAAGTTTATGTGTAAACATTGTGGAAAAGCTTTCTCTCAACCTAACACTCTGCTCTTGCATCAGAAGCTTCATGCCAGGGAGAGGCTTCACAGCTGCACACTCTGTGGTAAAAGATTCAGTCACCCATCTAGGCTCAAAAGACACCAAAGTATTCATATGGAAGAGAAACCCTTTAGATGCCTGCATTGTGGCAAGCAATTTTCCGATCCAAGTAACCTCAAGAAGCATGTGAATGTTCACACAGGTGAAAAACCTTACGGTTGTAGCCAGTGTGGAAAAATGTTCAACCAGTCATCTAACCTCAAAACACATATGAAGATCCACACGCGTGAGAAGCCTTTTGGTTGTGAACTCTGTGGAAAGACGTTTGCGTATAAGTACAGCTTGGTGAAACACCAACAGAGAAACTGTATGTCTCAGCTACAGTAA